A stretch of Polypterus senegalus isolate Bchr_013 chromosome 3, ASM1683550v1, whole genome shotgun sequence DNA encodes these proteins:
- the LOC120525442 gene encoding marginal zone B- and B1-cell-specific protein-like — protein sequence MKSWLTVCVLAAVYGLGRTNNEKLGSEGTISFSAPTLDTEETHSSHMPPHLRCDACRAIAFQIKDYLSKAENKRARKTQLSESEYIDTIEHCCSQKWDQYGVKEVNGMKIISGPGLEEEEKMGMVMLGGPWPGRLYKMCHSYLGEYEEADIYEAYRKNHHFLEEFLCFGKNGDCTKSGQVKKRKSSEKEL from the exons ATGAAAAGCTGGCTGACAGTGTGCGTTTTAGCGGCGGTATACGGGCTTGGCAGAACGAACAATGAGAAGTTGGGCTCTGAAGGAACAATTAGTTTCTCGGCCCCAACGCTAGACACGGAGGAGACACATTCGAGCCACATGCCGCCTCATCTGCGCTGCGACGCGTGTCGGGCAATTGCGTTTCAG ATTAAAGACTATCTTTCTAAAGCTGAGAATAAGCGGGCTAGAAAAACACAACTAAGTGAATCGGAGTACATTGATACGATTGAGCATTGCTGCTCTCAGAAATGGGACCA GTATGGGGTAAAAGAGGTGAATGGAATGAAAATAATTTCTGGGCCTGgtttggaagaagaagaaaaaatgggCATGGTGATGCTTGGAGGGCCTTGGCCAGGAAG ACTGTATAAAATGTGCCATAGCTATCTTGGGGAGTATGAGGAAGCTGATATTTACGAAGCCTACAGAAAAAATCATCATTTCTTAGAAGAGTttctttgttttggaaaaaatggaGACTGCACAAAATCTGGTCAAGTAAAAAAACGAAAATCCTCTGAAAAAGAACTGTAA